In the genome of Henningerozyma blattae CBS 6284 chromosome 5, complete genome, one region contains:
- the PIP2 gene encoding oleate-activated transcription factor PIP2 (similar to Saccharomyces cerevisiae OAF1 (YAL051W) and PIP2 (YOR363C); ancestral locus Anc_7.17), which produces MEQTVSLPTNNNHTNNNIHKIIEPNNNASVSTTPPPILLENNKSSTIQSNPTITSPITSPGHITKKRNRISFVCQSCRKSKTKCNKDKPSCSRCKKLGIFCVYDVETQPPPKNLNKLQTIQRLNEELIYWKNRALSNENNNNSNIIKNNNTTNSMMNENQTDSSFNFPPISDYYLLTTQQLQSITYPIKLYKDHPKLILNKIAKRDVKPLTENYILLEDKFISTLICSIFIESSTSNTTILPAITSNLSVSRIQPGIRRTVNKLKLILLDQSHSSTQRRRIEAFIDRLLQASSNSGSNPNDESVTTSSTTTAVTTATTSASTSTSASASSPNTSPPTSPISSSTKTKKKSGITTSMEDIFSLFFSNQKYQYLEDHCPPNGDYSPLLKSYIKSFEEFFPPMNIINAYKNHFYENIYKNLPFLDKDMFEEALASILYKESDDNINTNNNNINNPVNEKVKIHLGHAGLRSKVENLAILAVILKLAYISLRFVEEGEEDTENPIFVNKEILDKYPIENDAIILAEKCIASENLFACANENIVTCLLYIWAFFVFSPEEGDFFIEHPTDIISGLVVMLSNSIGLHRDPSVYSNLRSCVITDKRLLNHRRLLWLAVVTSACFESTLKGRYSCTNVISQDLFIENIRDPEALNEYMNRVKADMGTDYRNQQLLSLHELCFKRMQLSIMLCDLDSIVMDHSSYHPLSSFDILMNKIDAFLNQNFDSSDIHTPTNTKFDSYSTKRHPFASDNTSNDSSTSPIPVVQTNTINGNNEFSSDATNNWYNQLNHNTIDYSIGLHSRIMCDLMLLRTSTALFLHFEKLLATKTLSLEQGLSIYYTYFEKCCKISLKLVNYFKNFFGVGYGICAPLSNYMVTKMAQLSLMTVLFSLIGIIMRLELACISLNSMITSHSQNNNTEKISELLIKQNILKNLQKTMEDAVINIHYLASKYLRFTYYSVFKMLAICDIIIIHLRKGELWSTLIKIRDISNTKPTLAKGLAISLNVNLSDIGTIFNDFKSKNFLIEIGNDELKNLSDQVSFINSQYKVNMTDSATSKSNQATSTDNNTTAPETTTSNTTVTQSTTNSTSIVGFNNTELETMKDGNVSTNANNDVLSATNIQNIIKNNQAVPILNNDNFNQITGQVTPTTQRSSVESTLTGLEKLSSVANVLFANNSNELNTVESSTTPFGASTISNSVSNPVPNNAIINSNIKLNNSDNEFYDSTTSNNLMDSTSNNNIPTSQENNTMNGDENSAAIFNADTFEFTGGFGRLDLFNYDFLFGN; this is translated from the coding sequence ATGGAACAAACAGTTTCTCTCCccacaaataataatcacactaataataatattcataaaattattgaaccCAATAATAATGCCTCCGTCTCGACTACTCCCCCACCAATACtcttggaaaataataaatcttctaCGATTCAATCAAATCCCACAATCACCTCACCAATAACTTCTCCAGGACatataactaaaaaaagaaatagaatatCGTTTGTTTGTCAAAGTTGTAGAAAATCTAAAACAAAATGTAACAAAGATAAACCTTCCTGTTCAAGATGTAAAAAATTAGGTATCTTTTGTGTTTATGATGTGGAAACTCAACCTCCaccaaaaaatttaaataaattacaaacgattcaaagattaaatgaagaattgatttattggaaaaataGAGCAttatctaatgaaaataataataacagtaatattatcaaaaacaataatactaCCAATTCAATGATGAATGAAAACCAAACtgattcttcttttaatttcccCCCAATAtctgattattatttattaactaCTCAACAATTACAATCGATTACTTATCCAATTAAACTATATAAAGATCAtccaaaattaatattgaataaaatcGCTAAAAGAGATGTGAAACCATTAACAGAAAATTATATCCTATTAGAAGATAAATTCATTTCTACTTTAATCTGTTCAATCTTTATCGAATCTTCCACTTCCAACACAACAATATTACCTGCCATTACGTCAAATCTATCTGTTTCAAGAATCCAGCCAGGAATACGACGAACAGTCaacaaattgaaattgattttattagatCAATCTCATTCATCAACACAACGAAGAAGAATTGAAGCATTTATTGATCGTCTATTACAAgcatcttcaaattcagGTTCAAATCCCAATGATGAATCTGTAACAACATCATCAACGACAACTGCAGTGACAACTGCAACAACATCAGCATCAACATCAACATCAGCATCAGCATCATCTCCAAATACCTCTCCGCCTACATCTccaatttcatcatcaactaaaaccaagaaaaaatcaGGAATTACTACTTCCATggaagatattttttctttgtttttttcaaaccaaaaatatcaatatttagaaGATCATTGTCCACCAAATGGTGATTATTCACCACTTTTAAAAAgttatattaaaagttttgaagaatttttcccaccaatgaatattataaatgcttataaaaatcatttttatgaaaatatttataaaaatttaccatttttaGATAAAGATATGTTTGAAGAAGCACTTGCATCAATCTTATATAAAGAGAGCGATGACAATATCAATaccaacaacaataatattaataatccagttaatgaaaaagttaaaatcCATTTAGGTCATGCCGGGTTAAGATCCAAGGTGGAAAATTTAGCAATCTTAGCAgtcattttaaaattagcTTACATTTCTTTAAGATTTGTTGAGGAAGGTGAAGAAGATACAGAAAATCCAATTTTtgttaataaagaaatattggATAAATatccaattgaaaatgatgcAATTATATTAGCTGAGAAATGTATTGCAagtgaaaatttatttgcctgtgcaaatgaaaatattgttaCTTGTTTATTATACATTTGGGCCTTTTTCGTATTTTCACCAGAAGAAGgtgatttttttattgaacaTCCGACTGATATCATATCTGGATTGGTTGTCATGCTATCGAATTCCATTGGACTTCATCGTGATCCATCAGTTTATTCTAATTTGAGAAGTTGTGTAATAACAgataaaagattattaaatcatAGAAGGTTATTATGGTTGGCTGTAGTAACATCTGCTTGTTTTGAATCTACTTTAAAGGGAAGATACTCTTGCACTAATGTTATCTCAcaagatttatttattgaaaatatacGAGATCCAGAAGCcttaaatgaatatatgaATAGAGTCAAAGCTGACATGGGAACAGATTATAGAAATCAACAATTGCTATCACTACATGAACTATGTTTCAAGAGAATgcaattatcaattatgTTATGCGATTTAGATAGTATTGTAATGGATCATTCAAGCTATCATCCCTTAAGTTCCTTTGATATATTGATGAATAAAATAGATgcttttttaaatcaaaatttcgATTCATCAGATATTCATACCCCTACAAACACAAAATTTGATTCTTACTCTACAAAAAGACACCCTTTTGCTAGTGACAATACGAGTAATGATTCTTCTACTTCACCCATACCTGTAGTACAAACAAATACAATTAATggaaataatgaattttcttCTGATGCAACAAATAACTGGtataatcaattaaatcataATACCATTGATTACTCTATAGGGTTGCATTCAAGGATTATGTGCGATTTAATGCTGTTAAGAACTTCGACAGCTTTGTTTTTGCATTTTGAAAAACTATTGGCTACAAAGACATTATCTTTAGAACAAGGtttatcaatttattatacttattttgaaaaatgttgtaagatatctttaaaattggtgaactatttcaaaaatttctttggTGTTGGCTATGGAATATGCGCTCcattatcaaattatatGGTTACTAAAATGGCTCAATTATCTTTAATGACTGTCTTATTCTCTTtaattggaattattatGCGATTAGAATTGGCCTGCATTTCGTTAAATTCAATGATTACCTCACATTCacagaataataatactgaaaaaatatccgagttattaattaaacagaatatattgaaaaatttacaaaaaactATGGAAGATGCTGTAATTAACATTCATTATTTGGCTTCCAAATATTTGAGATTTACATATTATTCTGTTTTCAAAATGCTAGCAATATGTGAcattataattattcatttgAGGAAAGGTGAATTATGGTCTACTTTAATCAAGATCAGAGATATTTCCAACACTAAACCAACTCTTGCAAAAGGTTTAGCAATCTCATTAAATGTTAATTTGTCTGATATTGGTAccatttttaatgattttaagagtaaaaattttttgattgaGATAGgcaatgatgaattaaaaaatctcTCTGATCAAGTTTCGTTTATTAATAGTCAATATAAAGTAAACATGACTGATTCAGCGACATCTAAATCTAATCAAGCTACTTCTacagataataatactactgCCCCTGAAACTACAACATCGAATACAACCGTAACCCAATCCACAACTAATTCGACTTCTATCGTAGGGTTTAATAACACCGAATTAGAGACCATGAAGGATGGAAATGTTTCCACTAATGCAAACAATGATGTTCTTTCGGCAACTAATatccaaaatattataaaaaataatcagGCAGTACCGATATTAAACaatgataatttcaatCAAATAACAGGACAAGTTACGCCAACAACACAAAGATCATCTGTTGAGTCAACGTTAACTGGGTTAGAAAAACTTTCGTCAGTAGCTAATGTTCTCTTtgctaataattcaaatgaacTCAATACCGTTGAGAGTTCTACTACGCCATTTGGTGCATCAACCATTTCAAACTCAGTTTCAAACCCAGTACCTAATAATGCAATCATTAATTCGAACATAAAGCTTAATAATAGTGACAATGAATTTTACGATTCTACTACGTCGAACAATCTTATGGACtcaacttcaaataataatattcctaCTTCTCAAGAAAATAACACGATGAATGGTGATGAAAATAGTGCTGCAATCTTTAATGCAGATACATTTGAATTTACTGGTGGGTTTGGTAGATtggatttatttaattatgaTTTTCTATTTGGAAATTAA
- the TBLA0E00710 gene encoding uncharacterized protein, producing the protein MKSKALYFNNGSSRSNSNSSLSLNTLELKNKCHNQQIIIDIQNNVINDWKDKFSKQNIQLFDLKDHLTNINKQLNQLKTDWVNEHLTHRNEVYHTQYKKKRDASLLKFQDYYTEDSCVSSSENDPTNSLIDSLDESNENSIQQTNELFINDLFDGLSLEEKKYQTTPLQDNNNWLSQEWQKFNDISWLGPLYKLKKKIIITK; encoded by the coding sequence ATGAAGTCAAAAGcattatatttcaataatggATCAAGTAGATCAAACTCAAACTCGAGTTTGAGTTTGAATACTctagaattgaaaaataaatgtcATAACCAACAAATCATCATTGACATTCAAAACAATGTCATCAATGATTGGAAAGATAAGTTTTCTAAACAAAACATTCAATTGTTTGATTTGAAAGATCATTtaactaatattaataaacaattgaatcaattgaaaaccGATTGGGTGAATGAACATCTTACCCATAGAAATGAAGTATATCACACACAGTACAAAAAGAAACGTGACGCCTCGCTTTTAAAATTCCAAGATTATTATACTGAAGATAGTTGTGTTAGTTCTTCCGAGAATGACCCGACAAATAGTTTGATAGATTCGTTAGATGAAAGTAATGAAAATTCCATCCAACAGACAAATGAATTGTTTATAAACGATTTATTTGATGGGTTGAGTCTtgaggaaaaaaaatatcaaaccACACCTCTTCAAGATAATAACAATTGGCTTTCTCAAGAATGgcaaaaatttaatgatatatcTTGGTTGGGACCTCTTtacaaattgaaaaaaaaaataataatcacCAAGTGA